The genomic interval TGTAGTTACTTATAAAAGAAAAGGAGAGGATAAGAATATTGTAAAAGTTGCCAATCCTGGTATTACTCCAGTTCATTTAAATAGAGATAAAAGTTCTGAGTTTATTACAGCTTTTAATAAAGTTGATTCTAAACCTTTACAACCTAAGTTTGTAGATTATAAAACGGCAATTAAAGAGTCTGAAACAGCAAACGGAATTAAAGTTTCTTATGTTTTAAATGAAAAAAATGATTTGTTTGATATGAATATCATTTTTGATATGGGAAGTGATAATGATAAGAAATTGTCTTTGGCAGCAGGTTATTTGGAATACATTGGTACAGATAAATACACCAACGAAGCACTTAAAAAAGAATTTTACAAATTAGGAATTTCTTATTACGTAAGTACTGCAAATGATAAAACCTATGTTGGTTTAAATGGATTAAAAGAAAATTTACCACAAGGTTTAGAGTTATTAGAACATCTTTGGGATAACGCTAAAGCGGATAAAGAAGCGTATGGTAAATATGTAGAAAAAATTTACAAAGGACGTCAGGACGGAAAAACGCAAAAAGGAAATATTCTTTGGAATGGTTTGATGAATTATGGTAAATATGGTGAAGATTCTCCGTTAAGAGATATCATGCAAATTGATGAGTTAAAAGCAATCAATCCAGAAGAGTTAGTTACCTTAATTAAGGATATGAAAAATTATAAACAACGAATTTTTTACTACGGAAAAGATGTTGATGCTGCCGTAGCTTCATTAAATACACATCATAAAATATTTGGAGATTTAAAAGAATATCCTGTTGCAAAAGAGTATAAAGAAACAGAGACGGGGAATAATGTGTTCTTTACAGATTATGATATGGTGCAAACAGAATTAATGTTTTTAGCAAAAGGTGATGCTTTTAATCCAGAAAATATAGCAGCTTCAACATTGTTCAATACCTATTTCGGAAGCGGTTTATCATCGATTGTATTTCAAGAGATAAGAGAGTCTAAATCTTTAGCTTATTCTGCTTTTGCTTCATACAGCAACGCTTCTAAAAAAGATTCTCCAAATTATGTAATGGCTTATGTGGGGACACAAGCTAATAAATTGGAGCAAGCGGTAGATGCTATGATGGAATTAATGAATGATATGCCAGAAGCCGAAAAACAATTTGAAGCAGCAAAAGAAGCTACTTTAAAACAATTGGCAGCGCAAAGAATTACAAAATCTAATATCTTTTGGTCTTATGAAAGGTTACAAAAATTAGGAATTGACAATGATAATAGAGAAGCAATGTACAATACCATTAAAGAGATGACCATGGAAGATTTAAAGGATTTCTTTAATAATAATATTAAAGGAGAGTCTTATAATGTAATGGTTATTGGTAATAAAAAGGATTTAGATGTAGAATCTTTACAGAAACTAGGAAAAATAAAAGAGCTAGAAATAGATTATTTATTTAACTATGTAGATGAACAGGAAGTAAAATTATAAGATTTTCAATATTCTTTTTAACTTATAAACTCGTAAACTAAATTAGTTTACGAGTTTTTTAATTTTAGTATCTTTGCTTTTTTAAAAATAAAGACTTAATATGAAATTATTAGAAAATAAATCTGCTATCATTACTGGTGCAACAAGAGGTATTGGACGTGGAATTGCTATTGAATTTGCAAAGCAAGGAGCAAATGTTGCTTTTACATATAGTTCTTCTGTAGATGCAGCAAATGCTTTAGAAGAAGAATTAAAAGCTTTTGGAGTTTCTGCAAAAGGATACCAATCTAATGCTGCAGATTTTGATGCTGCTCAAGAATTAGCAAAAGAGGTTTTAAAAGAATTTGGAGCTATAGATATTTTAGTAAATAACGCAGGTATTACAAAAGATAACTTGTTAATGCGTATTTCTGAAGACGATTTTGATAAAGTAATTGAAGTAAATTTAAAATCTGTTTTTAATTTAACCAAAGCTGTTATTCGTCCAATGATGAAACAAAGAGCGGGTTCTATTATTAATATGAGTTCTGTAGTTGGTATTAAAGGAAACGCTGGTCAAACAAATTATGCTGCTTCAAAAGCTGGTATTGTTGGTTTTTCTAAATCGGTTGCTTTAGAGTTAGGGTCTAGAAATATTAGAAGTAACGTAGTTGCTCCTGGTTTTATAGAAACAGAAATGACAGAAAAATTAGATGAAGCAACAGTGCAAAGCTGGAGAGATGGTATTCCTTTAAAAAGAGGAGGACAACCAATAGACATTGCAAATGCATGTGTATTTTTAGCTTCTGATATGAGTGCTTATATTACAGGACAAACTTTATCTGTAGATGGAGGAATGAACTAAAGTAAACACTTTATAAATTATAAAAAAGCTTCAATACTGTATTGAAGCTTTTTTTTATGCTCTGATTTTAGATAACTCTATTTGGGGGATTGAAACTATTTTTATGGTGTTCGTTTGTTTTAATATTAAAACATTCTCTGTTGGGTTTAATAGTAACTAATTAATACTAATTTAATTTTATGATATCGCTAAAACAATTGAAAATTTAAATGTCTTATTGAGCTTGTCGAAGAATATTCAGTAGCCAAACTAAAGTCTTCAACAAAACTTATGCTGGGTAAAGGGCAAAGTGTTCAGACAGATATATCGTTTTTATATATAAACAGTCAAAAGCTTAAAGCGACTTTAAATAGTTAAATTGTTATAATGTCTGCTCTGTAAGGGGTTTTAAATAACTAATAACATCTAGCATTGAAGTATAAATGTTATTGGCCAATGTAAATCTTGGGTCATTTTTATCTTCAGGAATTACAATAGTATTCATACTAGCAGCCTTTGCAGCAATTAAACCTGTAACACTATCTTCTAAAACCAAGCAATTTCCAGGAATTACTTTTAATAATTTTGCTGCTTTCAGATAAATAGCCGGATGTGGTTTTCCGTACTCTTCATCGTCTGCACTACAAACTACCTTAAAATAAGAAGCGATATTCAATCTGTTAAAAACTGCATCGATGATAGGTTTGCTAGATGATGTTGCTAAGGCAATATTAAAATTGTTTTTTGTTAAATAATCTAACAATTCGAATAAGCCTTTTTTAGCTTTTCCTTTATCAGTAATTAGTTTAGCTACAGCTGTAATAATTTCTTTTTCTAAACTTTTAGGATTTATAGATAATTGGTATAATTGACACCAAGTGAGTGCAACATCATCTATCCGTTTACCCATGGTATTTTTAATACAATCTTCTACAGTAACAGTTACATTGTAAGTGGATAAAATTTTTATTTGTGCTTGTCGCCAAAAAGGTTCAGAGTCTATGATAACTCCATCCATGTCAAAAATAAAAGTGTTTAATATCATTAAATGTTGATTAAGTAATTTTTTTGAAACATTTTATTGTAAATGTCTTTGCTAAACATATACAACTGTGCTGGTTTTTTAGAAACTCCAACTTGTTTTTCGTCTAAAGGAACCAAGTATTTTTTATTGATTAATTTTCTTCTAAAATTCCGATTATCTATTTCTATTGCCAATATAGATTGATATAAATCTTGTACGTCATTTATGGTGAATTTATCTGGTAATAATTCAAATATAATTGGCTCTTGCAAGCATTTGGTTTTTAAATCTTCATATGCTTCCAAAATAATTTGTTTATGATCAAAACCTAATTCTGGTAAATCGTTAATCGAAAACCATTGTGCTTTATATTTATTATTTTCGATAGCAACATCTTCTGTTTTTAGTAAAAAATAATAAGCAATTGTAATGGTTCTTAAGTTGAATTCCTCATTTTGAATCCATAATAAGTCTTTTTCATTCGTCAATCTGTTCGGATCACCAAAAGCTCTAAATTGTTTTTTATATAAATTGGTAAGTCCAGTTAATTCTTTTAAAACTCTAGAAGCAGAGTCGTCTAAAGTTTCATCTTCATAGACATGATACCCCGTTAATACATAATCATCAACAAGTACTTTATTATCAGACTTAGATTCTAAATATCGTTTTATTAATAAAACATTTAAAGATTTGGTATCTGTATCATATCCAAAAACGACACAATCTACCGATATATTTGATATTTTCTTGTTGTTCATAATCTTATTTATAATGTAAAGTTACTCTTTTTTTTTAATTATTTTAAATAAACGTATTTATTACGTATATAATTATTTAAAATATTGAAAATGATTTATAACTTCTTGATATAGCGGTTTTACTGATAAAATCAATACTTATGATATTAATTTAACATAGATTAAGGAGAATATAGAATATTTTTTTTACTTTTTTTTTGTTTTAGTAAAAGTTTTTTATTTACATTTGCTTATCAAACGTCATTTTGACGTTTTATTTTAAAAGTATGATATTAAGATTTAGAACTATTTAAGATATAAGTAATGAGACAATTATCGAAAGAAATGAAACCAGTAAGTTATTATATTAAAAATGGAAGTTTATCTGTTTTACTTCTAAATATTATTTTATTGATTTCTGCACAAAACACAAATGCTCAGAAAGATATAACTAATGAAGATTATAATGCTTTTAGTGTTGAAGCACATGTTAAGAATATGCATTTATGGCATGGGGGTGTTGTTCATTCTGGTGCAATGATTGCTACGAGTTTAGAATACAATTCAAAAAACAAGAAATTTACGTTTGGTCTTTGGGGAGGCGCAAGTTTTTCTTCGATAGATGTAAATAATACTACAACAGGGGAAACTGAAAGTGCTTTTTATAAAGAAGTCTCAATCTATACCAAATATCGTTTTTCTGATCGTTTTTTTATAGAAGCAGTTTCTCATAACAATTATACAGGTGTAGAAGAAAGAGGAGATGAATTAAAATTTTGGAGTTATGATAAAACCCAAGGCTACAATTTTGTAGATGTTAGTTTTGGATATAATGTTACACCTAATACTTTATTATATTTAGCAACCATAATTAATGGTGGTTCTGGAGATTATGAAGTTCAAGCAGATGGTAGCTTAAAGAATTCTTGGACACATTATTTTGAAGTGAATAGTAAGGTTTGGGAAAAAGGTGATGCTAACTTATCTTTATTTGCAGGTGGTGCTTGGTCTTTTACCACAGATAAAACATTTTATACCGAAAGTGCTGCTAATATTATAAATGTAGGAGCAACACTTAACAAAGATATTAAAATAGGTAACTATAATTTACCAATTGGAGTTACTGCAATGTGGAATCCAGAACAAGAAAAAACAGTACTTCAATTAGATCTAACTTTATTTTAAGGCATATATAATTATTAAATATTTACCACAGCATGTATAACATTATCACTAAAATTAAAAAGAACTAACTTTAAAAAAACATCATATGGAAACTCCCAATCAATATCAGCAGTTCGAAGACTTAGAAATAGAGCAATTACCAATTGCTAAAAATAAACTACATAATTGGACGCATTTTGCAGGTTTGTATGCTGCTGAGCATGTTGCCGCTACAGAATTTGTAATTGGAGCAACGTTTGTTGCCTTAGGTGCAACTACTAAAGATATCATTTTAGGATTATTGATTGGTAATATATTAGCTGTTTTAAGTTGGACGTTAATTACATCTCCTATTGCTGTAGATACTAGATTGAGTTTGTATACATATCTTAATAAAATAGCAGGAGACTCAATGACAAAGCTTTATAATTGGGCAAATGTTGTTATTTTTACAGTCATTTCTGCGGCAATGATAACCGTATCTTCTACAGCTGTTCGTTTTGCTTTTGATATTCCGGCACAACTAGATTGGTATCCAACTAATCTTTGGTTTGTTTTAATAGTTTTACTCGTTGGTATTGTGGTGGTTGCCATTGCTATATATGGTTTTACTGCGGTTTCTAAATTCTCTGCAATTTGTGCGCCTTGGTTATTTGTGATGTTTATTAGTGGTGCATTTATACTTTTACCGGCACTTTCTTTAGATGTTTTAGGTGAAACATTACCAAGTGGATGGACGGAACTTATAAATTTAGGAGATCAATCCATTTGGACGGGACTTAATAGTGATGGAGAACCAGGAATTGGTTTGTTAGAAGTTATCGGTTTTGCTTGGGCAGCAAATTCAATTACTCACTTTGGTCTTATTGATATGGCTTTATTTCGTTTTGCTAAAAAGAAATCTTACGGATTAACAACAAGTACAGGAATGATGTTTGGTCATTTTGTTGCTTGGATCTCTGCAGGAATAATGGGGGCTGGTGCAGCTGTTATTATTGGTAAATCTATCGTAGAATTAGATCCGGGAGATGTAGCTTATTATGCTTTGGGTTGGTCTGGTTTTGTAATTGTTATTGTTGCTGGTTGGACGACTGCTGTTGCTAATCTTTATAGAGCTGGTTTGGCTGCACAAGCTATTTTTACTAAAAATTCAAGAAAAAAGACAACTATAGTTGTTGGTTTAGTAACTATGGTAGTCGCTTGTTTTCCGTTTGTGTTTTCTCAAATGCTTCCGCTATTAACGTATGCAGGTTTATTAGTTGTACCAGTTGGTAGTATTGTTTTTGCTGAGCATCAAATTTTCCCTAAAATAGGGTATACACGTTATTGGTCTCATTATCGTAATTTAACCTTTAGTACTCCTGCCATTGCTTCTTGGGCATTAGGATTGTTGTTTGGTTTTGGTTTAAATATTTTAAATGTAATGTCTTTTTACTATTTATTTATACCAACTTGGATTTTTACAATACTTATTTATACTTTTTTAGCAGGACGTTATGGAGCAAAAGATAAATATCCAGAAGAAGAAGAAAAAGAGAGAGTAAGAAACACGCATATAGATGAATTTCAAGAAATAAAAGCACAAAGAGAAGTTGTACTTATAATAGATACATCATTATTTACAAAGGTATTAAAAGGTATCTCATTACTTTCATTAGCAATAACCGTTGTGTTGGCTTGTATTGTGTTATTTGGTAGCGAAACAGAAAAAGTATATATAGCAAATAGAGAACTATTTTACACCTATGCATTTGTATGTACTGTAGTCTATTTTGTAACATCAATTTGGGCACTTAAAAGAGGTAATTCTTTAAATAAATAATAAAATCATGGAAAATATAATTAAATTAAATCAAAAGAATTTAGCAGAAATTAGTACTAAAATAACTTCTCCTACTTATAATAGAAGCGACATTAAAACAGGTATTGTACATGTTGGTATTGGTGGTTTTCATAGATCACATGAAGCGTTTTATACAGATCTGTTATTAAATGATGATACTCAAAAAGATTGGGGTATTTGTGGTGTTGCTTTGTTAGATTTTGATACTAAAATTTACAACATACTTAAAGAGCAAGACGGTTTATATACGTTGATTATAAAAGAATTAGATGGTTCGTTAACAAAACAAATTATTGGTTCTATGGTAGAAGTTTTGTATGCGCCAGAAAGTCCAATAAAAGTCATTGAAAAAATGGCGAGTGAAGATGTAAAAATCATCAGTTTAACCATTACAGAAGGAGGTTATAATTATAATGAAGCAACAGGAGAATTCAATTTTGAAAATCCTTTAATTCAGCACGATTTAGAAACTCCAAATGCGCCTAAAACTATTTTCGGATATTTAACGCAAGCGTTGAAATTAAGAAAAGAAAATGGTTTAAAAGGTGTTACTATTCAATCTTGTGATAATATACAAGGAAACGGACACATGACAGAAAAAATGTTGTTAAGCTATGTAAAAGTAGCAGCACCAACTTTAGTATCTTGGATTGATGAGAACGTATCGTTTCCGAATGCAATGGTAGATAGAATTACACCTGCAACATCTGCATTAGATATCGAAAAATTAAAAGAAACTTCAGGTATCGATGATGGATGGCCAGTGGTTTGTGAACCTTTTAAACAATGGGTAATTGAAGATGATTTTGCAGCCGGAAGACCTGCTTGGGAAACTGTTGGTGCTCAGTTTGTAAAAGATGTGGTGCCGTATGAAAAAATGAAGTTAAGTTTACTAAATGCAGGTCATTCTGTATTAGGAATTTTAGGAGCTTTATATGGTTATTCTACTATTGATGAAGCTGCTAATGATGCCGATATCAGTTCTTTCTTAAGAATTTATATGGGGAATGAAGTTACACCAACTTTAGGAGATTTAGAAGGTGTGAATTTAAAAAATTATAAATTTTCATTAATCCAAAGATTTGGAAATACCTATATAAAAGATCAAATAGAAAGAATCTGTTCTGAGAGTTCTGCTAAAATTCCAATTTTTATTTTACCTACGGTTTATAATCAGTTAGAAAGTAATAGAACTGTAAATCATGCTGCTTTTATCATTGCTGCTTTTGCAATTTATAGTGTTGGCGTAAATGAAAATGGATCTCAATTAATAATTAAAGATGCTATGGAAGCTGTTTTAACTGAAAAAGCAATTTTATCAAGAAATAATCCAGCGGCGTTTTTAGAAATAGAATCTATTTTTGGGCAGCTTAAAAATTCTAATACCTTTTTAAATGCTTATATAGAAGCGTATCAGAGTATTGTTAAAAACGGTATAGAGAAGTCTGTGAAAGATATTAATAGTACTATTTTAAATGAAATTTAGATGGCAAATATTACATGTTTTGGCGAAGTGCTTTGGGATGTGTTTCCAACTCATAAAAAAATAGGAGGAGCTCCTTTAAACGTTGCAGTAAGATTACAGTCTTTAGAAAATAATGTATATATAATCACTAAGGTTGGTGAAGATGATAATGGTCAAAAAATTAAGACTTTTATTAAGGAGAATAACGTTAACAAAGTAGCGTTACAAATAGATGAAGAACTAAAAACAGGAAAAGTAAAAGTTTTATTAGATAACAATGGTTGTGCTTCTTATGATATTATGTTTCCAAGAGCTTGGGATCAAATAGAGTTAACAGAAAGTGCAAAGAAAATAGTAAAAGTTTCAGATGCTTTTGTGTATGGTAGTTTAGTGGCTAGAAATGAAGTGTCAAGAAATACATTATATGAACTTTTAAAAATAGCAAAATATAAAATTTTTGATGTAAATCTTAGAGCACCTTATTATAACATAGAAGGTTTAAGTTATTTAATGAATGAGGCTAGTTTTATAAAATTTAATGATGATGAAATTATTGAAATTTCAAAGGGATTAAATTTTAAGTCAACTTCATTAGAAGAGAACATTCAATTTATAGCAGAAACTACGAATACAAAATCTATTTGTGTTACAAAAGGAGGTTCAGGAGCCATACTTTATTATAATGATGTATTCTATTATAATGAAGGTTATAAAGTAAAAGTTGTAGACACTGTTGGAGCAGGAGATTCTTTTTTAGCTTCTTTAATTAATAAGCTATTAAAAGATGTTGCGCCACAAGAAGCATTAGATTTTGCTTGTGCTGTAGGTGCAATAGTTGCAAGTAGTGAAGGTGCAAATCCTGAAATTAAAGAAAGCGATATTCTAGATTTTATGGAAAAAAAGACTGTGTAAAATTTAATTACACATTATTATATATTGAAAAGTTTCGTAATTTATTACGAAACTTTTTTTGTTTAAGAATATAAGATTAAAAATACTCCAAGTAAAATTCCGAATAAAGGAACCAGTTTTTTACGCTTATTTTTTTCCTTAAATAGCAATCCGCCAACTACAACGGCAATTATAATCTGACTTCTTTTTATAGCCGATAATAACATAATTAAAGCATCAGTATCTTGTAGTGCTTTAAAATAAAAATAGTCTGCCGTTTGTAATAAGACTCCAACAGCAGGTATAGACCATCTAAATTTAAAAGCTTTTCTTTTATCAGCATAAGGAAACCATGTAATTGATAAAATAATTAACAATATTAGAATGGTATAAAAGCAAAACCAAAATTGTAATGTTTGTGGATTTAAGATTAAAGTCTGAATTAAAAATTTATCATACAAACCACTAGAAGCACCTAAAAAGGTAGCCGCAATAATGGCAAAAATCCATTTATTTTTTTTAAAGTTGATACCCTCTTTTTTTCCTATTTTAGAATATAACAAGACAGATAATATAATAAGAAAGAAACCAATCCATTGTAAGGCGTTTGGTTTTTCTTGATAAATAAAAATTGCACCAATAAATGTAAAAAAAGGTCCTGCAGATCTTATTGGTGTAACAATAGTAATAGGTAAATGTTTTAATGCTTGGTAAGCTAAAACCCAAGAGGCAGCCATTATCATCGATTTTATAAAGATAAAGCCATGTGTACTCCAAGGAATACTTGTAATGTAGAAACCTATTTTTTGCATATACTCCGGATTCCAAATAGAACCTAAATAGAAGGGAAGTATCAATAAAAAACCTGAAGAAATTGTTCCCAACAAAACAGGAAATACTTCATTGCCTTGTACGGCGTGTTTTTTACATAAATTGTGTAATCCTAAAAATAAAGCAGCTAAAAGTCCTAAGTACATCCACATAATGCGCGCGAAGATAATAGAATGAAAAAAATAGGCGACTTTTAATAGTTACTATTTTTTTTAAAAGACAGATTGTTCGTTTAGTCTACTGATAAATAGGTTTTTATATGTTTTTAGAATACTAGTGTTTTAAATATATTCTTTTAATAATTTCTTTTATTACGGTTTTAGGATAAATATTGCTATCTTTTGTAGGTATTTCAAGAATGCTTTTTATAAAAGTAAATACCCTTTTTACTATTGTCCATACTCGTTATTTATCAATGATTACAGGAATTTAATAGAAATTGGATAAAAAACTTGTTTTTGAAATTATTTAATTGAAAATATGATAATGATTTTTTACGATTACTGTAAAAAATCAAATAAAATAAAATTATTGTTACAATAATCCTATCATAATTTAAAAATGTTTACTTTTTTCATAAAAGTAATTTATATTTACTAAAAAATTATAAGATTTGAAAGAAACTAAAACACTACCGCTATTTTCTACTTACGAACTAGATTCTAGATTTTATGATGAACTACTTAAGGATAATAATGAAGTTAGGGAGGTGTATAAAACCTTATATAATTTATTTGGTTCTTACTCAGTGTCTGAATTTGATCGTTTAAATAAACAAGCAAAAGATTCTTTTTTTAATCTAGGAATTACGTTTCAAGTTTATGGTGATAAGGAGGTAAAAGAAAAAATTTTCCCTTTTGATTTATTTCCAAGAATTATTAATAATAAAGAATGGACTACAATAGAGAAAGGTGTTTTACAAAGAAGTAAAGCTTTAAACCTTTTTCTTTGGGATGTTTATCATGATCAAAAAATTATAAAACAAGGCATTGTACCGGAAGATTTAATTAAATCTTCTGCCAATTTTTTACCAGAAATGATAGGATTAGATCCTCCTGGAGGCATTTATAATCATATTTCGGGTACAGATTTAATAAAACATTCTGATGGTAAGTATTATGTATTAGAAGATAATATTAGATGTCCTTCTGGTGTTAGTTATGTTATTGGGAATAGAAATGCTGTAAAACATGCATTGTTTGGTGTTTTTAATCAATATAACGCACATACGGTTGTAGATTATGGTTCTAAATTATTAGATACTATGGAATCTGTAAAACCAAATGGGGTAGATGCTCCTGTTTGTGTTATTATTACACCTGGTGTATATAATTCTGCTTATTACGAACATTCATTTCTTGCAAAACAAATGGGAGTTGTTTTAGTAGAAGGAAGAGATTTATTTGTAGAAAATGGTTTTGTGTATATGAGAACTATTTATGGACCAGAAAAAGTAGATGTTATATACAGAAGAGTAGATGATTTATTTATAGATCCTTTAGTCTTTAAAAAAGATTCTATGTTAGGGGTTCCTGGTTTATTTTCTGTGTATCAAAAAGGAAATGTTACTTTGGTAAATGCTCCTGGTACAGGTGTGGCAGATGACAAAGCTGTGTATACTTATATGCCAGAAATTATTAAATATTATTTAGATGAAGAACCTATTCTAAATAACGTACATACCTATCATTGTAGTAGAAAAGATGAGTTAAAATATGTTATAGAAAACATAGATAAACTAGTTGTAAAGCCTGTAGATGAGTCTGGAGGATATGGTATATCTATTGGAAGTAAACTAACAAAAGAAGAAATAGAAACTGTTAAGAAAACAATTTTAGCAGCACCTAGAAAATACATTGCTCAACCTATAATGTCATTATCTACTCACCCAACGTATATAGATGAAAATGAGTCTTTCGAATCTAGACATGTAGATTTAAGAACGTTTACTCTATTAGGAAAAGATACCGATTTTGTATTAAAAGGAGGTTTGTCTAGAGTTGCACTTAAAAAAGGAAATTTAATAGTAAATTCATCTCAAGGTGGAGGGTCAAAAGACACTTGGGTTTTAAAAAAATAAAAAAATATGTTAGCAAGAGTAGCCAATAACCTTTTTTGGATGGGAAGATATATTGAACGTTCAGAGCACTTAGCAAGGTTTTTAAACGTAAATTATTTTTCATCTTTAGACGCACCAGATGAGTTATCACAATCTAGACAATTTGTATTAAGATCTGTAATGTACATGTCTGCCAATGAAATTATAGATGCAGATATTACATTAGAAGAAGAAGCTGTTTTATTTAATGTTGGTCTAAATTTAGAGCAACCGTATTCAATTGTAAATACCTTTATTAATGCGCATGAAAAT from Polaribacter sejongensis carries:
- the fabG gene encoding 3-oxoacyl-[acyl-carrier-protein] reductase, translated to MKLLENKSAIITGATRGIGRGIAIEFAKQGANVAFTYSSSVDAANALEEELKAFGVSAKGYQSNAADFDAAQELAKEVLKEFGAIDILVNNAGITKDNLLMRISEDDFDKVIEVNLKSVFNLTKAVIRPMMKQRAGSIINMSSVVGIKGNAGQTNYAASKAGIVGFSKSVALELGSRNIRSNVVAPGFIETEMTEKLDEATVQSWRDGIPLKRGGQPIDIANACVFLASDMSAYITGQTLSVDGGMN
- the hxpB gene encoding hexitol phosphatase HxpB, with amino-acid sequence MILNTFIFDMDGVIIDSEPFWRQAQIKILSTYNVTVTVEDCIKNTMGKRIDDVALTWCQLYQLSINPKSLEKEIITAVAKLITDKGKAKKGLFELLDYLTKNNFNIALATSSSKPIIDAVFNRLNIASYFKVVCSADDEEYGKPHPAIYLKAAKLLKVIPGNCLVLEDSVTGLIAAKAASMNTIVIPEDKNDPRFTLANNIYTSMLDVISYLKPLTEQTL
- a CDS encoding NUDIX hydrolase, which codes for MNNKKISNISVDCVVFGYDTDTKSLNVLLIKRYLESKSDNKVLVDDYVLTGYHVYEDETLDDSASRVLKELTGLTNLYKKQFRAFGDPNRLTNEKDLLWIQNEEFNLRTITIAYYFLLKTEDVAIENNKYKAQWFSINDLPELGFDHKQIILEAYEDLKTKCLQEPIIFELLPDKFTINDVQDLYQSILAIEIDNRNFRRKLINKKYLVPLDEKQVGVSKKPAQLYMFSKDIYNKMFQKNYLINI
- a CDS encoding purine-cytosine permease family protein codes for the protein METPNQYQQFEDLEIEQLPIAKNKLHNWTHFAGLYAAEHVAATEFVIGATFVALGATTKDIILGLLIGNILAVLSWTLITSPIAVDTRLSLYTYLNKIAGDSMTKLYNWANVVIFTVISAAMITVSSTAVRFAFDIPAQLDWYPTNLWFVLIVLLVGIVVVAIAIYGFTAVSKFSAICAPWLFVMFISGAFILLPALSLDVLGETLPSGWTELINLGDQSIWTGLNSDGEPGIGLLEVIGFAWAANSITHFGLIDMALFRFAKKKSYGLTTSTGMMFGHFVAWISAGIMGAGAAVIIGKSIVELDPGDVAYYALGWSGFVIVIVAGWTTAVANLYRAGLAAQAIFTKNSRKKTTIVVGLVTMVVACFPFVFSQMLPLLTYAGLLVVPVGSIVFAEHQIFPKIGYTRYWSHYRNLTFSTPAIASWALGLLFGFGLNILNVMSFYYLFIPTWIFTILIYTFLAGRYGAKDKYPEEEEKERVRNTHIDEFQEIKAQREVVLIIDTSLFTKVLKGISLLSLAITVVLACIVLFGSETEKVYIANRELFYTYAFVCTVVYFVTSIWALKRGNSLNK
- a CDS encoding mannitol dehydrogenase family protein; protein product: MENIIKLNQKNLAEISTKITSPTYNRSDIKTGIVHVGIGGFHRSHEAFYTDLLLNDDTQKDWGICGVALLDFDTKIYNILKEQDGLYTLIIKELDGSLTKQIIGSMVEVLYAPESPIKVIEKMASEDVKIISLTITEGGYNYNEATGEFNFENPLIQHDLETPNAPKTIFGYLTQALKLRKENGLKGVTIQSCDNIQGNGHMTEKMLLSYVKVAAPTLVSWIDENVSFPNAMVDRITPATSALDIEKLKETSGIDDGWPVVCEPFKQWVIEDDFAAGRPAWETVGAQFVKDVVPYEKMKLSLLNAGHSVLGILGALYGYSTIDEAANDADISSFLRIYMGNEVTPTLGDLEGVNLKNYKFSLIQRFGNTYIKDQIERICSESSAKIPIFILPTVYNQLESNRTVNHAAFIIAAFAIYSVGVNENGSQLIIKDAMEAVLTEKAILSRNNPAAFLEIESIFGQLKNSNTFLNAYIEAYQSIVKNGIEKSVKDINSTILNEI
- a CDS encoding carbohydrate kinase family protein, which produces MANITCFGEVLWDVFPTHKKIGGAPLNVAVRLQSLENNVYIITKVGEDDNGQKIKTFIKENNVNKVALQIDEELKTGKVKVLLDNNGCASYDIMFPRAWDQIELTESAKKIVKVSDAFVYGSLVARNEVSRNTLYELLKIAKYKIFDVNLRAPYYNIEGLSYLMNEASFIKFNDDEIIEISKGLNFKSTSLEENIQFIAETTNTKSICVTKGGSGAILYYNDVFYYNEGYKVKVVDTVGAGDSFLASLINKLLKDVAPQEALDFACAVGAIVASSEGANPEIKESDILDFMEKKTV
- a CDS encoding EamA family transporter yields the protein MWMYLGLLAALFLGLHNLCKKHAVQGNEVFPVLLGTISSGFLLILPFYLGSIWNPEYMQKIGFYITSIPWSTHGFIFIKSMIMAASWVLAYQALKHLPITIVTPIRSAGPFFTFIGAIFIYQEKPNALQWIGFFLIILSVLLYSKIGKKEGINFKKNKWIFAIIAATFLGASSGLYDKFLIQTLILNPQTLQFWFCFYTILILLIILSITWFPYADKRKAFKFRWSIPAVGVLLQTADYFYFKALQDTDALIMLLSAIKRSQIIIAVVVGGLLFKEKNKRKKLVPLFGILLGVFLILYS
- a CDS encoding circularly permuted type 2 ATP-grasp protein, whose translation is MKETKTLPLFSTYELDSRFYDELLKDNNEVREVYKTLYNLFGSYSVSEFDRLNKQAKDSFFNLGITFQVYGDKEVKEKIFPFDLFPRIINNKEWTTIEKGVLQRSKALNLFLWDVYHDQKIIKQGIVPEDLIKSSANFLPEMIGLDPPGGIYNHISGTDLIKHSDGKYYVLEDNIRCPSGVSYVIGNRNAVKHALFGVFNQYNAHTVVDYGSKLLDTMESVKPNGVDAPVCVIITPGVYNSAYYEHSFLAKQMGVVLVEGRDLFVENGFVYMRTIYGPEKVDVIYRRVDDLFIDPLVFKKDSMLGVPGLFSVYQKGNVTLVNAPGTGVADDKAVYTYMPEIIKYYLDEEPILNNVHTYHCSRKDELKYVIENIDKLVVKPVDESGGYGISIGSKLTKEEIETVKKTILAAPRKYIAQPIMSLSTHPTYIDENESFESRHVDLRTFTLLGKDTDFVLKGGLSRVALKKGNLIVNSSQGGGSKDTWVLKK